AGTGAGCAGGACAAACCGGGGACAAACAGCCACACAAGGAGGCAAGAACCCGAGGAGAACACAGGGAATGAGGCAGCACAGAGTCTAACCATGGCATCATTACTCATGTAATAATATGACATTGATACTACCAGAGGTCTACGGTTACACATGTGTCTGAGTGGAGCGGTTGTAATGAAACGGTGGGTTTctgtgtgcgcacacaaacacgttcATGACTTCTACTTTCTAAAACCGTGCGTActtttcttgtgtctttttGCAGGACGAGTCTCCGGAGCTTACGGAGGAGCAGTTACTTGGCCTGCTGGATGAATGTGAGCTGACTGAGGGCTGGAGCCAGGACCCTCCAGGCGACTGACACAACACAATGAGACCCTCAAAGAAGACACAATGGCCGCAGCCATCTGAAGCTTGGCTGTCAGAGGGTCTGTTAACGTTCCTTACTGGGATGTCAAGAGACACATTACTGGATGTAAACATATTGAGCCTTTAGATTTGTGTAGATATAACTAACATATCTTGTATCCATGTAACATAAAATTGTTATGAACATGATTCACGATGTGTCAGTATTGGTAAAATCGTAGTTTGATCTTTTGGATGATTGACAAATTGATGGTAAAAATAGTTTCTTTCCTAATTGGTCTCCATGTTTTCAAGGTCAAAAGATAAAATCATACATAGTTCAAAAAGGGATTTTTTcgaggtatctctgcatcccgTATAGGACTATAGAAGCAACCTGAAGCTTAACTGAAAAATGATTTCTGATCAAACAgtaggaatgatgtcatcatgacgaCACTGCAAAGTGAGAAATCGGCGACATAACGTGCACACTCGATATACAATGTATTTAGTTTAAccaatcattcatcatcacatgGTATAATGGACATAATGAAATTGcggcattattacaatatggAAAAGTAAGCATTGTCTGAGTGTGGTACATACAGTGCATCACCCCTCTGATGCTCTTCATTTGACTTCTGTTTGCTCCTCGGCGTGATGAAAAGGAGCTGCGGGTCCACCCGTTGTTTTACACATGACACAGATGAGAACAGAAAATTGCTGACATTAAATCTAACAACCGGATACTGaggccacagaatgttctgctGCACACCAATTATCCAATAACAGTGTGTCTGTGGCGTGAAGTCTGAACACTGTCATGTATTTAAGCGAAGCCCTCTCCTCTCAAATAGAGTATTGTGTATTAGGAACATGTGCTCAGACATCCAGCCTGGTTGTTAATGCGGACAGAGGGATGATGCATGTGCTCCACGCGAGTGGCAGTCGGATCCAGTTCAGTTCCAAACATTCCTCCAACTCCTGCCTCTCTATAGGTGACCTGCGTCAGAGTGGGTCGGATCAGGAGGATCTTCTGAAACTGTAGCCTGTGTGACCTCGCCCGAGcttctattttcatttaaacaaaaaaaaaaaagaggatccAACTGACAAAAGATTGCTTTCTTTGAGAATCATCccctttggtttgttttggagaTTTCTTGCTGAAGCTGTTGACGCCGTTCCTCTTGGCTCCGGCTCGCACGGTGTGGGCCGCTGGCGTGCACCTGGCTGACCTCAGCCCAGAGGccctgcctcccctctctctcctggcaCTGGACACCTACGGGCCCACTCGTCTAGTGAGCCTGTTTGGGTTTTCTGGCATGACCCTCACCGGTGCCTCAGATTACAGCTCCTCCTGGCCCAGGGGAAGATCTAAATTAGCAgtctgaattatttttacagaTGATATGCTGGCGCAGACCTGGGCTGTGAATACTTTATCTACGGTATTTTTTCCAGATACTTTTATGAAAGCTGTTACTTCAGTGCACATGCTCACTGGCAGGCAAGAGGGGACCACGGCCACAACTTGACGTTCACTGCCCCAAAGTCCCCGTCTCACGTGGAGTGTTGTCTTTCGAAGGTGTAAGGAGACGCCTGTGTCATGTGCCATCAGACCCGTGTGGATGTGCCGTATGAGTGGGTTCTACTTCATGTTGAGTTCTCCTGTCGTTGACTCCCGAGGATACTCCCTCTCTCCAAGGCTTCACTGGACTCGGCCGATGGATTCCAGTCATTTGGTAGAGCATGGCGCGGCTCCCTTTGCTTTTCTAGGGAGAAATCACACTGGATATGACTAATTCTCCAAACTGACTATTTAACTGTTTGTTTGCCAAGACACCAATTGAccaagatcctttttttttttcctgaagtgTTTATTGTTCACTTGACATTACAAAATAACAGGTAGGAGTATAAACAGCACTTTAGGTAGAAACTATAAAACAAAGTTTATAGAAAAGCTtcactaataaaaaaaaaagaagtacaaaaaccaaaataaCAAAGACATCCTCATGTCAGTGTGCAAATAAGTTTATACAGACAGAAACGCTTCCATATGAGGCTACGCTTCTagataaattatttaaatagcAATGTATCTACACAAATGAAATAACCTCAACATAAAACAGATACAATAAtttatccccccaaaaaatgcacaAGAAATACATATAGCACATCATAGTCAAGACAACATTTCTTTAATCCTTTACGTTCCTGTTTGGGCTTCTTTTGCTACAAAAATATCTTATATACAGCATATAAATGATACTAAAGTCTtgcttttaacaaaaaaaaaaagaagccaaccAATTTATACACTGTTGCTAAGAAAAGTGATTCTTGTGTATTGCTGGCCTCAATACAAAAAGAACTAATGAGGTAATATTTGTACATAAAGGGTTTCGTTTGATTTTCCCTTATCAGAAATGTACACACAAGCTCAGGCACACCAGTCATGCACACTGTGCAGAAGCAGAATATTTGgagtatttatgtatttgtatttttttttcctactgtttTGGCCAACTGCCATTAGTGGATACTGATTTCAGTTAATTTGAATAGGTTGCTGGCAACGTTTTAAGATGGCAAGGTGCAAAGATGAGCTAACTAGCTCTACTAACAATGGTTAACTCGTGACAGGAAACAGGACTGGCCCTCGCTGTTAATGTGCGTTGACACTTTCAGTAAAGATTAGAGATATTAACATAATATTTGCTAATAGTTAATGTCCAAAGCAGTGTGCAATGTGCCTGCTTTGGGGCCTGTGCTGTCCTGAATTTTGTGCTATCCTCATTTTCTTCTAGTGCTCTTTCCTGAGAAGACAAATACTTTGGGCCAGTCCTAAGCATCAGCTAAATACAAGACCTTGTACATACTCTGTGCGAATGTgtggcgaggggggggggggggttatcaaTAGAAACGAAAACAAAATTTGACTTGGTTGGgtggcacacatgcacaaacacacaaacaccattcACTCTCTTTGATAGCAACAGTCGGTCCATACTGTCCACGGTCCCTCAACAGTTCCTTCAACGGGCATATTTACCCCGGCCTAAGAAAGTTCTACTGCTCTCTTCATACTGAAACAAGCAAGTCCGAGTCCACAGCAGATGTAGATTAATgctcataaaaaaatagaaataaaagaacTAAGAACATGAAGCACTCTTTGGTCCCTCCTCCACAGAGGAATACCGCCAACCAACAACAGTTCAGGTGTGCAAAGCAATAAAATGTGGCCCTCTTTCAATGCAGATCAGAGCAACAAAGTGAGTGGGCCAATGTCTTCTGAGCAGTGCCGCGCTCACAATTTGAGTTTGGTTGCAGTGGTGCAGAATCATCATTCATTTGGCTTTAAGTCCTGAGGTCGGTTTACCTCACGTTAGCTCACTTGCCCGTCATTCCTCCAATGTGCATtttatgaaaggaaaaagtCAAAGATATGGGTCTCgtattatatattcatacagacagactgatacatTCCTCCGCAAAGCTCTGTGGTCCATTTATGTATCTGAAAGGAATCAAGGACATAAGTCATGTTACAAATCAAGTCTGAGGTGAGGAAATTATACAgttataaaatgtaaaacaccaCTATTATTTCACATGTGCTTACCTCTGCATTCATATTTGAGGTCTGAGAAGTAAACCATCTCCTGAGAGAAGACGTACAAGCCTAGTCGCCCACCAGCGTATGTCTTGTCAAAGATGTTCCCAGAATCGGCCATGATTCTCTTGCCCTCATACATGACCACTCTGTAAAATAGAGAAGGTCAAACGTGATCTCATTTCCATTTGTGTGGTCTGATATGTGGGCAGGTTTGTAACTGAGTGAAAGACCATGCTTCTGAGGATTTCAGCTCACCTGATAAGTCCAGTCTTGGGTCTGTGGGTCAGGTGCCACCTGTAGGCGGTAAAGTCCTTCCAGCCAATGTTCTTGGGGTCGTGCCACAAAGTGCGAACCTGGAAAACAAGAATTGTAAAGGTTAAAATGAGAAACAGTCAAATATTGTGTAAACTTGTGTCTGATATCTCAAACTCTGAGTCCAGGGGTTCTCTGCTCACCTGTCCCTGGGTGTCTCCAGTGTGCCACAGGGCATTCCTCAGATGCTCACCAGGGCCTGTGGTGGAATTCACCACTTTGATTGACAGGCCAGAGTAGCCTTGAGCTCTTGTGGGTGTGTTGGACCAGTAGGTCTGGGTGATCTGTTTCCACATGACCGTGTAGAAGCGTGCGCTTGACTGGTAGCCAAACACGAACCCGGCGTAATCATCATCTCTGTCAGTGTTGATGAAGAATGTTCCACTGAAATCCACTGCGCTGAACTCATCGTAACCTGAAGTGAGAGAGGTGACGGTTCAGAACAGGTTGGCCACCACTTTGTGACTGTGTATTTGTAGTGagatgtctgtctgtatataacGTACCAACAGCAATGCCAGGATCGCAGTTGACAGTCTGGACCAACTCCTTGCCCTGATGCCGGACCACCCAGTTGGGGTCAATCTGGGAGGTACCCTTGGGGTCCAGGGGAACCATCTGGAATCTGCGGAAGTCTGTTTCACTGATGGCAAAGTTCTCCGGACACACATCATAGATGTCCAGAACATTGTCTTGGTCAAAGTCATCTTTGCAAATATCACCACGGCCATCACCTGAgaggaaaatataaatatttttaggCATTGTAATTCCAAAGAAGCAACTAATCATCAAAAGACAAACCAAAAGATTTTCTAGGAGAATACAGACACCGTTTGACTCAGTGAACGACTGACTCACCATCAGAGTCCAGTTGGTCTGGGTTAAAGGCCAGTCGACAGTTGTCTTTGTCATCGGGGATGCCGTCATTGTCATCGTCATGGTCGCAAGCGTCACCCTTGCCATCCTTGTCGTGGTCTGCCTGGTTGGCATTGGCGATGTAGGGGCAGTTGTCCAAGTTGTTCTGGTGACCGTCCTCGTCAATGTCCTGGTTGCTGTCGCACTTGTCTCCAACAAGATCGGAGTCAGAGTCAACCTGCAGGAGAACAGAATTCCCTCATGATGAGATTTCCCAAAGACTGACTCTCACTTCAAATAACTCCCTCAATGTTGCCCTTTGTTTTCTGGAATGTAAGCAACATCCCTTCAGTCAAGTGTCAAGTGTCCTTACACCTCAGCAGAATGTATTCAcatgtgtattcatgtgtttcCAAGGTGGATGAATAAAGAAGAGAACAGGGAGCTTTGCATTGTTTCTCCTCAAAGCTGTAACAttcctctcttttatttaaGCATTTTGGGGTCTTTGAAAAAACTTTAACAAAGTTGCGTGACAGATTGAGTGATGTCAATCGGTGAAGCTGTGATggaaatgagagagatgagatcTGACGTTACCTGATCGGGGTTGTGCTCCAGAGGGCAATTGTCACAATGGTCACCGACACCATCTCTATCAGTATCTCTCTGGTCCACATTGTAAACATAAGGGCAATTGTCGTTCTCATTCAGAATTCCTGTTGAGTCAAAACATTCTCATCTTAGCTCTTAGGACTaggtacatttattttaatgattaacAATGGCAAGGTTTCTTGGACAAACTCACCATCGCCATCAATGTCAACAGCACATGCATCACCCTCTCCATTGTTGTCTGTGTCGGTTTGGTCGGTATTAGCCTCGAACACACAGTTGTCACAGCGGTCGCCAACATCATCCCTGTCTGCGTCATACTGGGCAGGGTTGTACACTCTTGGGCAGTTGTCCTAAAttcataaagaaatataaattcaCTCGCTAAAATGGTTCAAAGAAATGAAACGTacagagaaaaaactttttcttaaagggcttgctttttttcttcttgctttcACTGGAATGTGATATTCCACTGCATGAGGGCTGGTAATTTCTACCACAACATTTCTCTTGCCCAACTTTCCAAATCCACACAGAAGTATGGGCATCAAGCCACTTCTTCCTCAATTCTGGCTTTTTGCTGAAATTGTATTAAACTATTCCTATGCTGCTGGCTTTCCATTTCATCTCTCTGTTGAAGGCGCACAAACATGGAGACTTTGCATTCCTACTGCCCAGAGGAAGGACGGCTACAGCTGATTGCTATGTCTGGTCTCCGAGGAAAGCACAGTTCGAGCCTAAATATAACTGCTGTAATAACTCACCCTATCATCGGGGATcccatcattgtcatcatcatggTCACATTCATCACCCAGGCCATCTTTGTCGTGATCTTCCTGACCAGAGTTGGGAAGGTTGGGGCAGTTATCCTATGAAGGAACAAAAGGGTGGTTAAGGAAGCAATCATCACAATAATAGAGTGCAGAGGGGTAATAATGGCCTTTGGTGTTTCTGTCTATGTGGGGTCTGGCTACCTTCTTGCAGTGGTAGGTTGCATTCGCCACACACAGCAGGTCAGTGTTGGGCCAACCATCCAGGTCACTGTCCCCTCCACAGATACGGCCGTTCCCTGCATATCCTGGCTTGCACTCACAGCGGAACATGGAATCGGAGAAGACGCCCAAGTAGACGCAGTTTGCGTTTTTATTGCAGTCGTGGCTGCCATCCTGACAAGGGTTACGGGGTTTGCAAACCTAAGAAAAATTGCACATGATTAGAAACGTGCAGGCTGCTAGTGTACTAGCCACTAACACAGCGAGTAGGTAATAACTCTATACCTGTTTCTTAGCCGTCGCCATTTCCACTCCTCTTCCAAAGGGCTGAGGGCCGGAGAAACGCGGGGGGCAAGGCAGACAGTTGTAACCGGGCTCAGTGTTCTCACAGCGATGGACTCCATTATGAGAGTGGCAAGCATCTGCAACTTCTTTACATTCGTCAATGTCCTTGCAGATGACGCCATTCCCACGGTAGCCAAGTGGACACTTGCCACACCTGAAAGAGCCATCGGGGAAGCTGGTGCACTTTGTGCCAGAGAAGCATGGGTTGGACAGACAACCATCTGTGGAAACAATGAATTAATTACGTATTGCACACTGTAAGATTTCAATAAAggaatctatctatctatcagtttAAAGGGAGATGTGTTGTCAATGATGCCTTATTtctttcatatgttttttttctttaaatgttaaatgtttaccAATAGGACAGTCCTGTTTGTTGCACACTTGAGACGCAGTGGCATCACCAACACAGTCTTTTCCACCATATTTGGGGACGGGGGCAGTGCAAAGACGTTTGCGAGTCTGGATTCCTCCGCTACAGGTAACAGTGCAGATGTCCCAGGGTGACCAAGGTCCCCAGCCTCCGTTGActaaaaagtgaattaaaagcAATATTCATTATTTAGCTTCAACTTTAAAGACTATATCACATACTTTGGGGCTGAAATGTAACTTACTGGGGCAAGGAGACTTCTGACAGATTTCTGTTTGACGTCCCTCTCCCTCGCAGTCCATGCCACCCATCTGGGGTGTGGGGGAGTTGCAGAGGCGGATTCGGGTGATGACTCCTTCACCGCAGGTCACGGAGCACGAAGACCAGGGAGACCAGTGACTCCAACCGCCATCCTGTTTGACTGTAAGCAGCACATAACCAATTAATTCATCATGCTATGAAACTGGGAATATTTACGATCACACTTGTCACGTTGCATTATAATTCTGAGTGACTTACAGCGTTTGTCACATTCCTGAGGGTAGCAGTCACGGGTCTGGACAGAAGTGCCCTCACAGTTGCTGTTGATGCGGTCGCAGGAACGTCCACGCTGTTGAATGCCACGGCCGCAAGTCACGGAACAATGGGTCCACTCAGACCAGGGAGACCATCCATCCTCAGCATGTGGcgctgtggggggggggaagaggggagggataTTACGTTTAAATACCACAACTTTTGAGGGAAAGATATCAAGAAAGATATTTTTACAAAGCAGACAAAGGTTCTGAAAATTAGGCTTACGTGTTCCACAGCGAGGACAGCACTGTCCGTCGGGCACGGTGGCGTTAGCACATGGGATCAGAGGGCAGGAGATTTTGCGGCACACAGTAGCAGAGTTCTGAATGAAGGAACAGCCGAATTAGTACAATAATAATGAGTTAAGTGAACGCCTGACTGACTATGGAAAAAACAGGCTTGCTGGTACTTTTCCAAGCCTAATTAGTCTATTCCACAACGGAGTGATCTTTATGGGGGACATGTCACCCACTAACACTCTCCCACTAACACCTAACTAATTACACAATACATGGACACCTTGCATGAGATGTTACAGTGTGTAAAAGCACCCATGCAGATATGTTGATAGTAAAGACGAAGTGTTGATGGCTTCATGAGAGAAGTGGCGTGGTTATAAAAGGGGGTGCAAACATGTAACACTATAATCACTTCACTacggggagaaaaagaaacaaaaatcaacgTCTGTCCCCAGCTGAATCCCCTCTATTTATATGGTTGTATTTCAACATGTGTGGTGATGACACTTACCTGACAGGTGCACTCAGTACAGCCGTCCACGGTCCATTCATCTTTGTCCTTGTACACGATGCCATTGTGGATGCAAATTCCACTGTGGAtgttcatttgatttttcaGCAGCGTGCTGTCCTCAGACTGGGGtgaaaagagagacggagagaaggggGTTGCTCAGGACGGCGCATGGAAAACGTACACTTTGCCAAGGTTCCAGCACAAATGAATCACCAACCGACACTGTGATTAAGACATTGCTCGACTCTAGTGAAGCAGCGCAAATGCAACCAGCCGCCAAACATATTTGTTTATTCACATGGGTCTCATTAAGGACTTGGCCGGGGACGTCCATTACAGCGACAAGTGGCCACGCACTGGGAATGCGTGAACTGGAAGCAATGGGAaatgatggggaggagaggaaaagggagtgAACGATGACAATGAGCAGACCCCCGGTCGCCCGTCGAGCTTACCACTTTGCTGAGCTTGTGCGACAGCTGTTTGACGACCACGCCGATTCCCCTGAGCTCCTTAAACATGCTGGAGATGTCCTCACAGGAGAAGCCGCAGACAGACTGCAGATCTGGCAACATCAGGAGAGAAGAATCCGATAAATGACCTCGACTCTTTGAAGTCGATAACCGACTCGGAGAGCAGAGTCATAGTCTTGTCACTCCGGGGAGGACGAGAGATCTCACCTTTGGCTTTGTGGTCGTTGTAATCGTCCCTAATGGCAGGACTGGAGCCGTTGACCGGGCTGTCCAGGGTCATGACATCTGTTAAGGTAGCTGCAGGGGGGGCAAAGAGAGAAGGCAAATTGATTTTTGTGTCTGCATATTTATACACCTACAGATGTCAGTTAAGAGCGATAGATGCAGTCAAATCCCTTTTCAAAACTTACCTCCACTGAGGCAACCCTTATTTCTGAGTATGGCATCGAGAGTGGTCCCA
The Scophthalmus maximus strain ysfricsl-2021 chromosome 15, ASM2237912v1, whole genome shotgun sequence DNA segment above includes these coding regions:
- the LOC118286576 gene encoding thrombospondin-1 isoform X1, with protein sequence MSSDGLNSARVGERSQSHKCKDRNKKSARGDTSDSRGEQPGHVTFLLRVLLLSLLWSISHLKSQSSFQDFKMMLECGIFLLLMLWSGEGARLAESRDDTSVYDLFDLAQVTKRNHGVSAVKGADPNSPAYKVLDADLIPPVPAGAFRDLLDSVQAERGFLLLANFKQFRKSRGSLLTVEKSDGSGPVLEIVSNGRASTLDLVYSTSGQQQVVSIEDADLATGHWKNITLFVQDDRAQLFVGCEEVNVAEMDVPIQKVLRPEVADVARLRIGKGAVKDRFMGVLQNVRFVFGTTLDAILRNKGCLSGATLTDVMTLDSPVNGSSPAIRDDYNDHKAKDLQSVCGFSCEDISSMFKELRGIGVVVKQLSHKLSKVSEDSTLLKNQMNIHSGICIHNGIVYKDKDEWTVDGCTECTCQNSATVCRKISCPLIPCANATVPDGQCCPRCGTPPHAEDGWSPWSEWTHCSVTCGRGIQQRGRSCDRINSNCEGTSVQTRDCYPQECDKRFKQDGGWSHWSPWSSCSVTCGEGVITRIRLCNSPTPQMGGMDCEGEGRQTEICQKSPCPINGGWGPWSPWDICTVTCSGGIQTRKRLCTAPVPKYGGKDCVGDATASQVCNKQDCPIDGCLSNPCFSGTKCTSFPDGSFRCGKCPLGYRGNGVICKDIDECKEVADACHSHNGVHRCENTEPGYNCLPCPPRFSGPQPFGRGVEMATAKKQVCKPRNPCQDGSHDCNKNANCVYLGVFSDSMFRCECKPGYAGNGRICGGDSDLDGWPNTDLLCVANATYHCKKDNCPNLPNSGQEDHDKDGLGDECDHDDDNDGIPDDRDNCPRVYNPAQYDADRDDVGDRCDNCVFEANTDQTDTDNNGEGDACAVDIDGDGILNENDNCPYVYNVDQRDTDRDGVGDHCDNCPLEHNPDQVDSDSDLVGDKCDSNQDIDEDGHQNNLDNCPYIANANQADHDKDGKGDACDHDDDNDGIPDDKDNCRLAFNPDQLDSDGDGRGDICKDDFDQDNVLDIYDVCPENFAISETDFRRFQMVPLDPKGTSQIDPNWVVRHQGKELVQTVNCDPGIAVGYDEFSAVDFSGTFFINTDRDDDYAGFVFGYQSSARFYTVMWKQITQTYWSNTPTRAQGYSGLSIKVVNSTTGPGEHLRNALWHTGDTQGQVRTLWHDPKNIGWKDFTAYRWHLTHRPKTGLIRVVMYEGKRIMADSGNIFDKTYAGGRLGLYVFSQEMVYFSDLKYECRDT
- the LOC118286576 gene encoding thrombospondin-1 isoform X2, whose product is MMLECGIFLLLMLWSGEGARLAESRDDTSVYDLFDLAQVTKRNHGVSAVKGADPNSPAYKVLDADLIPPVPAGAFRDLLDSVQAERGFLLLANFKQFRKSRGSLLTVEKSDGSGPVLEIVSNGRASTLDLVYSTSGQQQVVSIEDADLATGHWKNITLFVQDDRAQLFVGCEEVNVAEMDVPIQKVLRPEVADVARLRIGKGAVKDRFMGVLQNVRFVFGTTLDAILRNKGCLSGATLTDVMTLDSPVNGSSPAIRDDYNDHKAKDLQSVCGFSCEDISSMFKELRGIGVVVKQLSHKLSKVSEDSTLLKNQMNIHSGICIHNGIVYKDKDEWTVDGCTECTCQNSATVCRKISCPLIPCANATVPDGQCCPRCGTPPHAEDGWSPWSEWTHCSVTCGRGIQQRGRSCDRINSNCEGTSVQTRDCYPQECDKRFKQDGGWSHWSPWSSCSVTCGEGVITRIRLCNSPTPQMGGMDCEGEGRQTEICQKSPCPINGGWGPWSPWDICTVTCSGGIQTRKRLCTAPVPKYGGKDCVGDATASQVCNKQDCPIDGCLSNPCFSGTKCTSFPDGSFRCGKCPLGYRGNGVICKDIDECKEVADACHSHNGVHRCENTEPGYNCLPCPPRFSGPQPFGRGVEMATAKKQVCKPRNPCQDGSHDCNKNANCVYLGVFSDSMFRCECKPGYAGNGRICGGDSDLDGWPNTDLLCVANATYHCKKDNCPNLPNSGQEDHDKDGLGDECDHDDDNDGIPDDRDNCPRVYNPAQYDADRDDVGDRCDNCVFEANTDQTDTDNNGEGDACAVDIDGDGILNENDNCPYVYNVDQRDTDRDGVGDHCDNCPLEHNPDQVDSDSDLVGDKCDSNQDIDEDGHQNNLDNCPYIANANQADHDKDGKGDACDHDDDNDGIPDDKDNCRLAFNPDQLDSDGDGRGDICKDDFDQDNVLDIYDVCPENFAISETDFRRFQMVPLDPKGTSQIDPNWVVRHQGKELVQTVNCDPGIAVGYDEFSAVDFSGTFFINTDRDDDYAGFVFGYQSSARFYTVMWKQITQTYWSNTPTRAQGYSGLSIKVVNSTTGPGEHLRNALWHTGDTQGQVRTLWHDPKNIGWKDFTAYRWHLTHRPKTGLIRVVMYEGKRIMADSGNIFDKTYAGGRLGLYVFSQEMVYFSDLKYECRDT